CCAGCTGCAACCCCTCGAACACGGCATAGGCCTGTCCGCGCATCGCCGTTGCCCGCCCCGGCCCCACCGCGCTCGCGATCAGCGGATCGGGCGCTTGGGTCTCGCTGCCCAGGTACAGCCGGAACCCCGTTGCCGCCTTGAAGTCGCCGCCCGCGCCGCGCAGCAGCTTGCCGTCCGCCCAGATCCGCCGCACCTCGCGGATCGGCCGCGCCGACAACAGCACCGCCAGCGACGCCGAATAGGTATAGCGCACCGTGTCGGGCGCGCCCTTCCCGCCATCGTCGGTGCTGCGCGTCTCAATGAGGTCGGTCGCCCAGATCACCGTCCCCGCAACGCGCATCGTCCCGAACAGATGCGGGATCTCGCTGCCATAGGAGGAGGTCTGGACGGCGAGCTCGGTCAGCCCCGGATGCGCCGCCAGCGCCTCGGCGATCGCGGCGTGCAATCGCGCCGCGCTCATGCCCGCACCCCCGCCAGCCGCAGCCGCCGCCACGGCCGCCACAACGCCGCTACCGCCGCCGGCGGCGCCGCATCGCCGCCCCGCGCCTCGAAGCGATGCGCCGCCAGCCGCACGATCCCGCCCGCGATCGCCCCCGGCAGCCCCGCCCAGTCGCTCGCCAGCCCGGCATTCAGCCGCACCACCACGACCCGCGACGCCCCGCTCACCCGCACCCAGCCATCGCCGTCGCCGTCGATATCAACGCCGTAAGTCCCCGCCGCCAGCGCCCCGCCTGCCTCGTCGACCCTCGCGACCACGGCCCGATCCCCGACGCATCGATCGCGCCGACGACCGACAGGATCAGCGCCTCCACGTCCGGTCAGGCCGCCCTGCGCATCAGCGCAGCTCGACCGTCGTCTTGCCCACCGTGATCCGCTCGATCCGCATCTCCGGCGTCCCGTCGCGCCGCCCATAGCCGGTCAGCGTCACCCGCTGCCCCTTGTTGATCGACTCGGCGTTCAGCCCGCGCGCGGTCATCCGGCTGGTCGGCGCGAGCACCACGTCCCAGTCCTTCTTCTGATAGGTCATGCGGGCGGTGCCGTGCGGATTGCCCCACACCACCGACTTGAGCGGCCCGGTCACGGTGATCGGCCTGGTCTCGTCATACGAGCTCCAGCCATGGTGCGCGACGGCGGCGACGGGGATCGCGGCCAGCGCCGCGGCGACGACGAACGGACGGAACATGGGTTCTCTCCTCGGTCTGGTCTGCGGCGCACTCTATACGCTTTCGCCGCGATGTGCGCCCCTCAAACCCCGCTCACCGCCACGCGCCCGCGCCGCGCCAGCATCAGCTCGGTCAAGGCCCAGACGCACGCGTCCGCCCGGTCGGGCGAGCGGCCCGGCCCCTCATATCCGCCGCCCGCCACCAGCCCGCACAGCTCGTCCTCCAGCGCCGGGAACGCGCCGACGTGGCGAACCCGCCCCTGCTCGTACAAAGCCGCCACCGGTTCCGCCCGCGCCGCCTTGCCCCGCGTCGCGTGGACCCCGCGCACCGGCAACGTCGCCTCGACCGCGCGCAGCACGCTCGCCACCATCGCGCCGCCCTGGTTCACTTCCGCCACCACCCGCTCCGCCGAGTGCCTCGAAGCGCACGCCACCACCGCGCGCGCCCAGCCCTCGGGCGAGGCACCCGCGACGCTCGCATCCTCGATCACATAGCCGCGCCCGTCCGCGCCCAGCCCCGCCGCGACGATCCCGCACGCATCGCCTTCCGTACCCGCCGGCGGATCCACCCCCACGACCACGCGCACCAACTCAGGCGTCGCCCGCGCCCGGCACCCCTCGATCAGGGCCCGCGTCCACAGCGCCCCCGCGACATCCTCGACCAGTTCGCCGTCCAGCTCCTGCCGCCCCAGCCGCGTGCCGCCATAATCGGCGACCATCGCCGCGACGAAGCTGCCCGGCAGATGCGGGTTGTCCCGCGTCCGCCCCAAGGTCTGCACCAGCCCGTCCAGCCGCATCACCCGGCGCATCAGCGCGGTCGGCCGCGGCGTCGTCGTCACCAGCATCCGCGGCGCCTCGCCCAGCCGGAGCCCCAGCCGCAGATTGTCCCACGCCGCCGCGCCCGCCCGCGCCCGCCATTTGCCCAGCTCGTCCGCCCAGGCGAAATGGTGTTCCGGCCCGCGCAGCCCCTCGGGCGAGGCCGCCGAATAGACATGAGCCGTCGCCTTGTTGGCGAACCGCAGCACCCCGTTCTTGAACGTCGTCCCCGCCCGCTCGCCCGCATGCGCGACGGCGAGCAGCCCGCTCGGCCCCTCGATCATCACGCGCCGCACTTCCTCGATCGAGCCGCCGACCAGCGCGATCCGGCACCCCTGGTTGGCCCGCGCCACCGCGCTCACCCATTCGGCCCCCGCCCGCGTCTTGCCGAACCCGCGCCCGGCGCGGATCAGCCAGATCGCCCAGTCGCCCGGCGGCGCCAGCTGCCCGTCATGCGCCCAGGCCTCCCACGCCTCGTCGAGCACGTCGAGCTCGCGCTCCTTGAGGATGTCGAATACCAGCCGCCGGTCGTCGGCATCCAGCGCGCTCAGTTCGGCATAGAGATCGCGGCCCTCTGCCCGCCGCGTCACCGCTTGCGCCGCTTGGCAAGCATGTCCAGCTTGTGGGCGATCTTCGCCTCGACCGTTGCGCGAGTCGGGGCGGGACCCTGCACGCCGCCAGCGACCCGCCCGCCGCGCCTGTCCTGCCGATCGAGCAGCCACATCGCCAGCTTCACGTCCATTTCGACCTGCCCGTCGTTGATCGTCGCCGGCGGCGGCGCATGGACGTCTCCATCCAGCTCGCCGGTCAGGGTCAGTCCGACCGCTAGTCCGTCGATCGCGATTGCGTTGGCGCCCCCGCGCGCCCGCTCGATCAACGCCTGTTCGATCGTCTCATATCCCAGTGCCATCGCCTCGGCCCAGAGCGCGGCGAATGTCTTGTCCCGTGCGCGAAGCCGGTAGGCACCTCCCGGGTCGATGCCCAGGCTGCGCGCCGCCAGCCGCACATTGGCCGACGCGGCGAGCACGCCAAGAAAGGCCTCGCGCCGCTTTGCCGTCCAGCCTCGCTCGGCACGCCGAACTTGCGGCGGCCTGCACGGGCCGCCGGTGATGAATTCATCCGCCATGTCAAAAGGCCCCCGCCCCAACGAAAACGGGCCGGAAAGCGTCCCCGCCCCGGCCCGATTCGCAATTCTCCAGCGTGGCTGCATGTGCCACAACAGCGTCACGCTGTCAAGCAAAATGTGCCATATGGGTTATACCCGCCGCGGTATTGTTTCCGAGAACGAGAAGTTGCTTGCCGTGCAAAGGCATATAAGGAAAAAGAATTTTGCTGAATACTGCAAGGGGGCGATCGAATGGCGGCAGATGAGATTATCGATCAAGAGCGGGAATCCGGGAATCTGGTTATTCCACTTGCAAAGATGCCGATAGCGGCTTTCCAAGCGATTTATCATCAGATCACGCGTCGCACAGATACGCTGCAGAAAGTCTACAAGACACAAGTCTCATTGAGTGCAAACTCTATTCAAGATCTTCATCATCTTATATTTCAGACTGTTTCCCAATATTCTATAAAGGGACAGAGTTCGAAAGCTAATCTGAGCCTTGACAATGGAGAAACCATAGAGTTTTCGGACGTTGAGAAATTTCTAGTATCAAACAACAGGGTTCTTTCTGCTCGGTCTACCAATCTGGTGTTGAGCTACGACTTCCTGATCGTTCGCCCAGTTGAGATTAATGATGCAGACAATATTGCCCAAAGACTGAAAATTAGCGTTACTGTCGAATCAAGGTCTTACAAGAAGACCCTCGAAATATATGACGAGGATTTTATCTATATTGGAAGTACTTTTGGACCGTCTGTGAAAGTTGTTCGACCAAATTGCCGAAGTTCAATAGAGTACTCTGACATATCGATTGCAAGAAGCGTGCAATCCGTTCTAGACGAATGGGTTAGACGAATGACGATTGTAGATGACGAAGCGTTAGATGAAAAAGCTGTGACAATCTGCACAAAAGCAGTTAACTATTCTATACCGATCACCGCTGTTGCTATGCTTGTAGCAAGCATATTCCTCGAGGTAAAACAATATAACAATTTAATTACTCCTATCCGCTATATACTAATCGTAGCTTCTTTGACAATTGGGATTGCAATAATAGCCGCAATCGCCGCAGATCGGATCAACACTCTATTTCGCGTGTTGCAGCCGGCGGGCCGATTAGACCTGACTGATGGTGACGCAAAATCGATAAAGGAGCTATCAAAGTCGCGGCGAAAAGCAAAAACCTCAATTAGCTTAGTAGTTGTAGGTGTCGTTTTAAGCTTTATAATAGGACTACTCGTAAATTATGTTTCAACGATAGTATTGCCCAACAATCCTTGACGATACTAAGATTGCTCCGATATCTGTTCAAGTTGTGATCGTCGCGCCTAAAAGCCCCCTCACCGCACCAGATACAACCCCGTCTGCCGCCCATTCAGCCACCGAACGTGGCGCCCGTCAAAGAACGCGTCCTCCTCCTGCCGGAACTCGACTACCTGCCCGCCCCATTCGGGCACCGGCACCTTGGCCATCAGCTCGATCGACCAGCACGTGTTCGCCCGCACCGGCCCCGCCCCCCGCGGGTCCGCCGCCTGATTGTCCCAGAAACCGATCGCACTCCCCGCCGCGTGCCCGTGAAAGCCGACCGGGTGCGAATAGATGCTGGGGGTAATGCCCGCCGCGATCGCCGCGGCGCGGGCGCGCGCCAGGATCGCGTTGCCGCTGTCGCCCGCGCGGAACGATGCCATCGTGATGTCCTGCAACCGGTTGGCCGCGGCAAGGCCGGCGCGCAGCCCCGCCGGCGCCGCCCGCTCGCCCGGCTTCAGGACATAGGCAAGGTGCTGCGTATCGGTCGCCAGCCGCTCCGACACGATCCCGAAATCGACCCAGAGCAGATCGCCCGGCCGGATCACGGTATCGCCCTCCAGCATCCCCCTGGCCCCCTGTCGCTGGATCCCGACGGAGGGCTGGAACCACGTTTCCAGCTTCAGCCCCGCGATCCGCTCGCGATACCACCAGACCAGGTCCGCGCTGGTCGTGCGGCCGGGCACGATCGCCTTGTTGGAGAACCCCTCGGCGATGATCGCCTGCGCCATGCCGACGATCCGCGGATAGGCGGCAAGCTCGGCCGCCGACCGGCTCTCCAGCCAGCGGATCGCCAGGGTATCGTCGCGCACCACCCGCGCGCGATCGGCAGGCGCCAGCGCTTCGTTGAGCTCGTCCCACGCGGACAAGGTCATCCCGTCGGCATAGGCGGAGGCTCGCGAGCTGTTGACCGCGATCCGCTTCGGCGCCCGCGCGCGCACGATCGCGGCCAGCGCCTTCCACTGGTCGGGCTGCTTGGCCGGGTCCCAGGCAGGCTCGAACAACCCGCCCATCCCATACCGGCTGACCGTCAGCCGCTCGACCGGCCTGCCCCGACCCGGGTCGTAAAAGACGAGAATAGTCCTGCGCCGCGCCGAAAACGCCTCCGAGTCCAGCATCGTCGCGACGACCGGCTCCTCAAAATTCTCCCGCGCGACCAGCACCCACATATCCATGCCACGCTCGCGCATGATCGCTGGGATCACCGTCTCCAGCCGCTCCTTCAGCGAGGCATCGATCGTCCGCGCCTGTTCGCGGAGAGTCGGCATCGCGGGGACTTGAGGCCGCGCATCCTCCCCCAGTTGCCCCGCGTTGGGCGCCGCCACCATCATCGCCAAAGCCGCCGCCAATGCCATCAATCGTTCCCCTTTGCCGCCAGCTTCGCAAGCCGCGCGGCGATTGCCAAGCCGCTCGGCGGGCCCCATGCTTCGCGCCGGAACAGGGGAAAAAGCGTTTGGCCGACATCGTCTTCTATCTCGCGCGCGCCGACAACGGCGTGATCGGCGCCGACGGGCGCCTGCCCTGGCACCTCCCCGCCGACCTGAAGCGTTTCAAGGCGATGACGATGGGCAAGCCCCTCGTGATGGGCCGCAAGACCTTTGAGAGCTTTCCCGGCCCCCTCCCCGGCCGCCGCCACATCGTCCTCACGCGTGACACTAGCTGGCAGGCAGCCGGCGCAGAGGTCGCCGCCGCCCCCGATGCCGCCCTGACCCTCGCCGGTGACGCACCCGAGATCGCGGTGATCGGCGGCGCCGAAATCTTCGCCCTCTACCGCTCCCAAGCCACCCGCATCGAACTCACCGAGGTCCACGCCGAGCCGGAGGGCGACGCGACCGTGCCCCCCTTCACCGACTGGCGAGAGATCGCACGCGAAGACCACCCCACCCACAGCTTCGTGACGCTTGTCCGATGAAGCGCGCCGCCCTCGTCATCGCCGCCCTCGTCGCCCTGGCCGCCACCAGCTCTCTTCTTGCAATTTCTGGGCCCCGGCATCGCTCAGAGAGCGATCGATGAACCGGATCGCCTCAATTCTGCCCCGCCGTCACCCCCGCCAACAAAACCCTCTTACGACAAGCTTCGACGATCGCAGACCTCCACGCAGATTCGCTGTTGTGGAAACGCGACATCTCAAAGCCTTCCGACCAGGGCCAGGTCGACGTCCCCCGCCTCCTCGCCGGCAACGTCGCGATCCAGGTCTTCTCGTCCGTCACCAAGACGCCCGCGGGCCAGAACTACGACGCCAACGGCGCCGACACCGACCAGATCCGCTGGCTCGCCATCGGCCAGCTCCAGCCGGTCAAGACCTGGACCTCGCTCCTCGAACGCTCGCTCTGGCACGCGACCAAGCTCGAACGGGCCGAGGCACGCTCCAAAGGCGCGCTGCGCATCATCAACGACCCGGGCGAGCTCGACGCCCTCCTCGCCGACCGCGCCCGCGGCCAAAAGGTCGTCGGCGCGATCCTCTCGGTCGAGGGCCTCCAGAACCTGGAGGGCAAGCTCGCCAACCTCGATCGCCTGTACGCTGCCGGCTTCCGCATGGCCGGCCTCGCCCATTTCTTTGACAACGAAGTCGCCGGATCGATGCACGGCCTCAAGAAGGGTGGCCTCACCCCACTCGGTCGCCAGGTCGTGCGCCGGATGGAGGCGCTCGGCATGATCGTCGACGTCGCGCATGCCAGCCACCAATCGGTCGCCGAAACGCTCGCCATGGCCCGCCGCCCCGTCGTCTCCAGCCATGGCGGCGTCCAGGCGACGTGCCGCGTCAACCGCAACCTCACCGACGACGAGATCCGCGGCATCGCGCGGACCGGCGGGGTGATCGGCATCGGCTATTGGGACGCTGCCGTCTGCTCGACCGCGCCAAACGCGATTGTCGACGCCATCGACCATGTCCGCCGCGTCGCTGGCATCGACCATGTCGGCCTCGGCTCAGACTTCGACGGCAGCGTGACGACGGGGTTCGACACCTCGCGCCTCGCCGTCATCACTCAGACGCTGCGCGAGCGCGGCTATTCGGACGCCGACATCGCCAAGGTGATGGGCGGCAACACGGTCCGCCTGCTCCGCGCGGGGATGCGGCCCTTTGGTCCCCCTTCCCCGCCGCCGGC
This is a stretch of genomic DNA from Sphingomonas sp. Y38-1Y. It encodes these proteins:
- a CDS encoding DUF6152 family protein; its protein translation is MFRPFVVAAALAAIPVAAVAHHGWSSYDETRPITVTGPLKSVVWGNPHGTARMTYQKKDWDVVLAPTSRMTARGLNAESINKGQRVTLTGYGRRDGTPEMRIERITVGKTTVELR
- a CDS encoding DNA-packaging protein; amino-acid sequence: MTRRAEGRDLYAELSALDADDRRLVFDILKERELDVLDEAWEAWAHDGQLAPPGDWAIWLIRAGRGFGKTRAGAEWVSAVARANQGCRIALVGGSIEEVRRVMIEGPSGLLAVAHAGERAGTTFKNGVLRFANKATAHVYSAASPEGLRGPEHHFAWADELGKWRARAGAAAWDNLRLGLRLGEAPRMLVTTTPRPTALMRRVMRLDGLVQTLGRTRDNPHLPGSFVAAMVADYGGTRLGRQELDGELVEDVAGALWTRALIEGCRARATPELVRVVVGVDPPAGTEGDACGIVAAGLGADGRGYVIEDASVAGASPEGWARAVVACASRHSAERVVAEVNQGGAMVASVLRAVEATLPVRGVHATRGKAARAEPVAALYEQGRVRHVGAFPALEDELCGLVAGGGYEGPGRSPDRADACVWALTELMLARRGRVAVSGV
- a CDS encoding M24 family metallopeptidase; its protein translation is MALAAALAMMVAAPNAGQLGEDARPQVPAMPTLREQARTIDASLKERLETVIPAIMRERGMDMWVLVARENFEEPVVATMLDSEAFSARRRTILVFYDPGRGRPVERLTVSRYGMGGLFEPAWDPAKQPDQWKALAAIVRARAPKRIAVNSSRASAYADGMTLSAWDELNEALAPADRARVVRDDTLAIRWLESRSAAELAAYPRIVGMAQAIIAEGFSNKAIVPGRTTSADLVWWYRERIAGLKLETWFQPSVGIQRQGARGMLEGDTVIRPGDLLWVDFGIVSERLATDTQHLAYVLKPGERAAPAGLRAGLAAANRLQDITMASFRAGDSGNAILARARAAAIAAGITPSIYSHPVGFHGHAAGSAIGFWDNQAADPRGAGPVRANTCWSIELMAKVPVPEWGGQVVEFRQEEDAFFDGRHVRWLNGRQTGLYLVR
- a CDS encoding dihydrofolate reductase, with protein sequence MADIVFYLARADNGVIGADGRLPWHLPADLKRFKAMTMGKPLVMGRKTFESFPGPLPGRRHIVLTRDTSWQAAGAEVAAAPDAALTLAGDAPEIAVIGGAEIFALYRSQATRIELTEVHAEPEGDATVPPFTDWREIAREDHPTHSFVTLVR
- a CDS encoding dipeptidase, giving the protein MWKRDISKPSDQGQVDVPRLLAGNVAIQVFSSVTKTPAGQNYDANGADTDQIRWLAIGQLQPVKTWTSLLERSLWHATKLERAEARSKGALRIINDPGELDALLADRARGQKVVGAILSVEGLQNLEGKLANLDRLYAAGFRMAGLAHFFDNEVAGSMHGLKKGGLTPLGRQVVRRMEALGMIVDVAHASHQSVAETLAMARRPVVSSHGGVQATCRVNRNLTDDEIRGIARTGGVIGIGYWDAAVCSTAPNAIVDAIDHVRRVAGIDHVGLGSDFDGSVTTGFDTSRLAVITQTLRERGYSDADIAKVMGGNTVRLLRAGMRPFGPPSPPPARSL